A window from Sphingobium sp. EM0848 encodes these proteins:
- a CDS encoding dihydrofolate reductase, whose amino-acid sequence MTETPEIVLILARADNGVIGRDGDLPWRLPADLKHFKALTLGQPMIMGRKTFDSLPGLLPGRRHIVLTRDSGWAGKGAEPAATPEAAITQANAPGIAVIGGAEIYRLFLPLAHRIELTEVHIDAEGDTHIAYPDPADWQETAREDHAALDGRPAYSFVTFRRAAHCQRPDAPL is encoded by the coding sequence GTGACCGAAACGCCCGAAATCGTCCTGATCCTCGCCCGCGCCGACAATGGCGTGATCGGCAGGGACGGCGATCTGCCCTGGCGTCTGCCCGCTGATCTCAAGCATTTCAAGGCGCTCACCCTCGGCCAGCCGATGATCATGGGCCGCAAGACTTTCGACAGCCTGCCCGGCTTGCTCCCCGGCCGCCGTCACATCGTCCTGACCCGCGATTCAGGCTGGGCAGGGAAGGGCGCCGAACCCGCAGCCACGCCAGAAGCCGCGATCACGCAAGCGAACGCTCCCGGCATCGCGGTTATAGGCGGCGCGGAAATCTACCGGCTCTTCCTTCCCCTCGCGCACCGTATCGAACTCACCGAAGTCCATATCGACGCGGAAGGCGACACCCACATCGCCTATCCTGATCCCGCCGACTGGCAGGAAACCGCCCGTGAGGACCATGCTGCACTGGACGGCCGCCCCGCCTACAGCTTCGTCACCTTCCGCAGAGCCGCGCATTGCCAGCGGCCTGACGCGCCCCTATAG
- a CDS encoding 5-(carboxyamino)imidazole ribonucleotide synthase has product MTTIPPGSTIGILGGGQLGRMIAIAAAQLGYRTHIYAPETSGPAADVSPRWTQGAYEDADALAAFADSVDVVTYEFENIDPSAVEVLATHGLVRPGAQALRVAQDRLAEKRFVCDLGGLTAPFAPVESLDDLEEALDQIGSKAILKTNRMGYDGKGQARLSDPGDAVGAWNAIGRQSAILEGFVIFAEEFSVILVRGANGEIRFWDSAANVHTDGILDTSTVPAGALIEGQVAQARALASKVADALDYVGVLTLEFFASADGPVFNEMAPRVHNSGHWTIEGALTSQFENHVRAICGLPLGDTSLAATKVEMHNLIGDQANDWQQILSDPANHLHLYGKHEARPGRKMGHVTRLTL; this is encoded by the coding sequence ATGACCACGATCCCGCCCGGCTCCACCATCGGCATACTCGGCGGCGGCCAATTGGGCCGCATGATCGCGATCGCCGCCGCGCAGCTTGGCTACCGCACGCACATCTACGCCCCGGAAACGAGTGGTCCCGCCGCTGACGTCTCCCCCCGCTGGACGCAGGGCGCCTATGAAGATGCCGACGCCCTCGCGGCTTTCGCGGACAGCGTCGATGTCGTCACCTATGAATTCGAGAATATCGACCCCTCGGCGGTCGAAGTTCTCGCCACCCACGGCCTCGTCCGTCCCGGCGCGCAGGCGCTGCGCGTCGCACAGGACCGTCTCGCCGAAAAGCGCTTCGTCTGCGATCTGGGTGGCCTGACCGCGCCCTTCGCTCCGGTCGAAAGCCTCGACGATCTCGAAGAAGCGCTGGACCAGATTGGCAGCAAGGCGATCCTGAAAACCAACCGCATGGGCTATGATGGCAAGGGGCAGGCGCGCCTTTCCGATCCCGGCGACGCGGTCGGCGCCTGGAACGCCATCGGCCGCCAGAGCGCCATCCTTGAAGGCTTCGTGATCTTCGCGGAGGAGTTTTCCGTTATCCTCGTGCGTGGCGCCAATGGCGAAATCCGTTTCTGGGACAGCGCCGCCAATGTCCACACGGACGGCATCCTCGACACCTCGACGGTCCCTGCCGGCGCCCTGATCGAAGGGCAGGTCGCGCAGGCCCGCGCCCTTGCTTCGAAGGTTGCCGACGCGCTCGACTATGTCGGTGTCCTGACGCTGGAATTTTTCGCAAGCGCTGACGGCCCGGTGTTCAACGAAATGGCCCCGCGCGTCCATAATAGCGGCCACTGGACGATCGAAGGCGCGCTCACCAGCCAGTTCGAAAATCATGTCCGCGCCATTTGCGGCCTGCCGCTGGGCGACACCAGCCTCGCGGCAACAAAGGTCGAGATGCACAACCTTATCGGCGATCAGGCCAATGACTGGCAGCAGATCCTGTCCGACCCGGCCAATCATCTGCACCTCTACGGCAAGCATGAAGCTCGCCCCGGCCGCAAAATGGGCCATGTAACCCGCCTCACGCTGTGA
- the purE gene encoding 5-(carboxyamino)imidazole ribonucleotide mutase: MTGATEAATVGIIMGSRSDWETMRHASETLEALGVPHECKVVSAHRTPQRLYDYATGAVARGLKVIIAGAGGAAHLPGMTASMTRLPVLGVPVESKSLKGMDSLLSIVQMPGGIPVGTLAIGKPGAINAALFAASILATTDAALAERLDAWRAKQTNDVAETPE; the protein is encoded by the coding sequence ATGACCGGGGCAACCGAAGCCGCGACCGTCGGCATCATCATGGGCAGCCGATCCGACTGGGAAACGATGCGCCACGCCTCCGAAACGCTGGAAGCGCTGGGCGTCCCCCATGAATGCAAGGTCGTTTCCGCGCACCGCACCCCGCAGCGCCTCTATGACTATGCCACCGGCGCCGTGGCGCGTGGCCTGAAAGTCATCATCGCGGGCGCGGGCGGCGCCGCGCATCTTCCCGGCATGACTGCCTCCATGACCCGTCTGCCGGTTCTGGGCGTGCCGGTCGAATCCAAGTCGCTGAAGGGCATGGACAGCCTGCTCTCCATCGTCCAGATGCCCGGCGGCATCCCCGTGGGCACGTTGGCCATTGGCAAGCCCGGCGCGATCAACGCCGCGCTGTTCGCCGCCTCGATCCTCGCCACCACCGATGCAGCGCTGGCCGAGCGTCTCGACGCATGGCGCGCCAAGCAGACCAACGACGTAGCGGAAACCCCCGAATAA